The Edaphobacter sp. 12200R-103 genome contains a region encoding:
- a CDS encoding heme-degrading domain-containing protein — MASSADLARVIHQETELRLPQFNHEDAWNLGVLLRDLAIARRHTLVIDIRRFGQPIQPLFYAALEGTTPDNARWVQRKANVVGRFHRSSYQVGLYLAQSNVSFREKYALEDADYAAHGGSFPLHVVNTGVIGAVTVSGLPQREDHNLVVEALCRFLGRDPAELRLP; from the coding sequence ATGGCCTCATCTGCAGATCTTGCCCGCGTGATTCACCAGGAGACGGAGCTTCGCCTTCCCCAGTTCAACCATGAGGATGCGTGGAATCTCGGGGTGCTGCTGCGCGATCTCGCCATCGCCCGCAGGCATACGCTTGTCATCGACATTCGCCGCTTCGGCCAGCCCATTCAACCACTGTTCTACGCGGCCCTTGAGGGGACGACGCCGGACAACGCCCGTTGGGTGCAGCGAAAGGCCAATGTGGTGGGGCGGTTCCATCGCAGCTCCTATCAGGTAGGGCTGTATCTTGCGCAGAGCAATGTCTCGTTCCGCGAGAAGTATGCGCTGGAGGACGCCGACTACGCGGCGCATGGCGGCAGCTTTCCGCTGCATGTTGTTAATACAGGTGTGATTGGGGCGGTGACGGTGTCGGGACTGCCGCAGCGGGAGGATCACAACCTGGTGGTAGAGGCACTGTGCCGTTTTCTGGGGCGTGATCCGGCGGAGCTGCGGCTTCCTTAA
- a CDS encoding lysozyme, whose product MANFKYSANGLALTERFEGLRLQAYQDSVGVWTIGYGHTSPDVHAGLTITENQARILLAADVAWAVACVNKSVTSTINQNQFDALVDFTFNLGCASLVQSTLLRLINTSDFAAAAPQFLRWNKAGGKVLKGLTLRRQAEMDLFNTPVTAAVPAGTRLQAAAATGKTPRPQAPRIPH is encoded by the coding sequence ATGGCGAATTTCAAATACAGCGCAAATGGCCTTGCATTGACGGAGCGGTTCGAGGGGCTTCGGCTTCAGGCGTATCAGGATAGCGTCGGTGTCTGGACCATCGGGTACGGACACACCAGTCCCGATGTTCATGCAGGCCTTACCATCACCGAGAATCAGGCCAGGATCCTGCTGGCCGCAGACGTCGCCTGGGCGGTCGCCTGTGTCAACAAATCCGTCACTTCGACCATCAACCAGAACCAGTTCGATGCCCTGGTCGATTTCACCTTCAATCTCGGTTGTGCCAGCCTCGTCCAGTCAACCTTGCTGCGACTGATCAATACATCGGACTTCGCCGCTGCCGCACCGCAGTTCCTGCGCTGGAACAAGGCCGGAGGCAAAGTCCTGAAAGGACTCACCCTTCGGCGCCAGGCCGAGATGGACCTCTTCAACACCCCGGTCACGGCGGCCGTACCTGCAGGAACCCGCCTCCAGGCTGCCGCTGCTACTGGAAAGACCCCTCGGCCTCAGGCACCGCGGATCCCGCACTGA
- a CDS encoding Bax inhibitor-1 family protein: MPMNDYRMSEYGSYPTIIDAPREETTSLLAKVLGITALGFFVTAFGVVTAPPWGTFIGFIAVLGLVFAISFAKKANPTVALGLFLVLAYFMGWEIGPLIQRYIHAFGSSLVFNAAATTGAGMAVMGCIAYLFNINYRRIAGIGMAALLLLIIAGIASMFFHFMSPNTYSWLTLGIFTLLTVGDFARIRAGGAGASAVVLALSIYLDGINIFLAVLQLMGGRRRD, from the coding sequence ATGCCAATGAACGACTATCGCATGAGCGAGTACGGAAGCTACCCCACCATCATCGACGCCCCGCGCGAGGAGACCACCTCGCTGCTGGCCAAGGTGCTGGGGATCACCGCGCTCGGCTTCTTCGTCACTGCCTTCGGTGTAGTCACCGCGCCGCCCTGGGGGACCTTCATCGGCTTCATCGCCGTCCTGGGACTCGTCTTCGCCATCAGTTTTGCGAAGAAAGCCAACCCCACCGTCGCCCTCGGACTCTTCCTCGTGCTGGCCTACTTTATGGGCTGGGAGATTGGCCCGCTCATCCAGCGCTATATCCATGCCTTCGGCAGCAGCCTGGTCTTCAACGCCGCGGCTACCACCGGTGCCGGAATGGCCGTGATGGGCTGCATCGCCTATCTGTTCAACATCAACTACCGCCGCATCGCCGGCATCGGCATGGCCGCGCTGCTGCTGCTCATCATCGCGGGCATCGCCAGCATGTTCTTCCACTTCATGTCGCCGAACACCTACTCCTGGCTGACACTGGGCATCTTTACGCTGCTCACGGTGGGTGACTTCGCCCGCATCCGCGCAGGCGGCGCGGGAGCCTCGGCGGTCGTGCTGGCGCTCTCCATCTATCTCGACGGCATCAACATCTTCCTCGCCGTCCTGCAGTTGATGGGCGGACGCCGCAGAGACTAA
- a CDS encoding RNA polymerase sigma factor produces the protein MPVNRPEDLSRTIETLYRSERVRILATLVRLLDDLDLAEEAMHEAFAAALETWPQTGLPEKLRPWLISTARFKAIDAMRRRARSDAAQGDLVHQLEARLHETSEQEEMEDDRLRLIFTCCHPALPPESQVALTLREVCGLTTEEIARAFLVTPATLAQRIVRAKTLIRDRAIPYQVPMSQELSARLGAALQVVYLVFNAGYSAEATGAELSREAIRLGRLLLDLLPEPEVMGLLGLMLLQESRRAARSSAEGELILLDRQDRSLWNRDQIAEGIALTERALQSRRFGAYTLQAAIAAVHAESSSAASTDWRQITLLYDRLIRIQPSPVVELNRAVAIAMDKGPEQGLTLIDGLLAREELANYHLAHSARADLCRRLGRFPEARASYQKALALLQDGGRQEPERRFLSGRLEELKQK, from the coding sequence ATGCCGGTCAACAGGCCCGAAGACCTGAGCAGGACCATAGAGACTCTTTATCGGTCGGAACGGGTGAGAATTCTGGCCACTCTGGTGCGCCTGCTCGACGATCTCGATCTCGCCGAAGAGGCCATGCACGAGGCTTTCGCCGCCGCCCTGGAGACGTGGCCGCAGACCGGCCTTCCAGAGAAGCTGCGTCCCTGGCTCATATCGACTGCTCGATTCAAGGCGATCGATGCGATGCGCCGGCGGGCACGCTCCGACGCCGCGCAAGGAGACCTGGTACACCAGCTCGAAGCGCGCCTCCACGAAACGTCAGAACAAGAAGAGATGGAGGACGATCGTCTTCGTCTCATCTTCACCTGCTGCCATCCCGCACTGCCGCCTGAAAGTCAGGTTGCGCTCACGCTGCGTGAAGTCTGTGGCCTGACAACAGAGGAGATTGCCCGCGCATTTCTCGTTACGCCGGCGACGCTTGCGCAACGCATCGTTCGTGCGAAAACCCTCATCCGCGATCGGGCGATCCCTTACCAGGTTCCTATGTCGCAGGAGCTATCGGCGAGATTGGGGGCGGCACTTCAGGTGGTCTACCTGGTCTTCAATGCGGGCTATTCCGCGGAAGCAACAGGAGCAGAACTGAGCCGCGAGGCGATCCGTCTGGGTCGGTTGCTCCTCGACCTCCTCCCGGAGCCCGAGGTCATGGGTCTGTTGGGGCTCATGCTGTTGCAGGAATCGCGCCGCGCTGCTCGAAGCTCTGCCGAAGGGGAGCTGATTCTGCTGGACCGGCAGGATCGTTCCCTGTGGAATCGAGACCAGATCGCCGAAGGCATCGCGCTCACCGAGCGTGCTCTGCAATCGCGCCGTTTCGGCGCTTACACCCTCCAGGCTGCCATCGCGGCAGTTCACGCCGAGAGCTCCTCGGCGGCATCTACGGACTGGCGTCAGATCACGCTGCTCTACGACCGGCTCATTCGGATTCAGCCATCTCCGGTCGTGGAACTCAACCGTGCCGTTGCCATCGCGATGGACAAAGGTCCGGAGCAGGGGCTTACTCTCATCGACGGCCTTCTTGCCCGCGAGGAACTCGCCAACTATCACCTCGCACACTCTGCCCGTGCAGATCTGTGTCGCAGGCTGGGGCGGTTTCCGGAGGCCCGTGCTTCGTATCAGAAAGCGCTTGCCCTGCTTCAGGACGGGGGCCGACAGGAGCCGGAGCGCCGTTTTCTCTCCGGGCGGCTCGAGGAATTGAAACAAAAATAA
- a CDS encoding RNA polymerase sigma factor, which yields MAKAATQPGARNSKLTPAQLEARAQQRIEDDELIREAQKGNRAAFDSLVRRYDQSVLRLALHMLGNEQDAQDVHQEAFIKAYRHLGNFRFECSFYTWLYRIVTNLCLDQLRRRKSRREDPATMLDSSGDEMDLLANISDDRSMSNPARELERKRMGERILAALEKLTPRERMVFELKHYQGLKLRTIGEMLNTTEETAKNTLFRATRKLRANLAELRGT from the coding sequence ATGGCAAAGGCAGCGACTCAACCCGGCGCGAGAAACAGCAAACTGACCCCGGCGCAGCTGGAGGCACGTGCCCAGCAGCGTATCGAGGACGATGAGCTGATCCGCGAGGCTCAGAAGGGCAACCGTGCCGCGTTCGATTCGCTCGTGCGGCGCTACGACCAGAGTGTGCTTCGCCTCGCGCTGCACATGCTGGGCAACGAGCAGGACGCGCAGGACGTTCACCAGGAGGCCTTTATCAAGGCGTACCGCCACCTGGGGAACTTCCGGTTCGAGTGCAGCTTCTACACCTGGCTGTACCGCATCGTGACCAACCTGTGCCTCGACCAGCTTCGCCGCCGCAAGAGCCGCCGGGAAGATCCCGCGACCATGCTCGACTCCAGTGGAGACGAGATGGATCTTCTGGCCAACATCTCCGACGACCGGTCGATGTCCAACCCGGCGCGCGAGCTGGAGCGCAAGCGCATGGGCGAGCGGATTCTCGCCGCGCTCGAAAAGCTCACCCCGCGGGAACGCATGGTCTTTGAGTTGAAGCATTACCAGGGTCTGAAGTTGAGAACGATTGGCGAGATGTTGAACACGACGGAGGAGACGGCGAAGAACACCCTCTTCCGCGCAACCAGGAAGCTGCGCGCGAACCTGGCAGAGCTGCGGGGAACGTAG
- a CDS encoding DUF1080 domain-containing protein yields the protein MPAPEPQDFYDLQVRPRPFTRIGGEEGGNAGDIITTRKYANFELKVDFRLTPGANSGIKYFVDPNLNKGPGSAIGFEYQILDDAVHPDAKKGVNGDRTLASLYDLIPAASTKPTRPIGEWNTARIVVHGAHGEHWLNGVKVVEYDRFTPHFRKLVAASKYHIWPNFGEAHDGYILLQDHGFPVSFRNIKIRELPPEK from the coding sequence GTGCCGGCACCGGAACCGCAGGATTTCTACGATCTGCAAGTAAGGCCGCGACCCTTTACGAGGATCGGCGGCGAAGAGGGCGGCAACGCCGGCGACATCATCACCACGCGCAAGTACGCCAACTTCGAGCTGAAGGTTGATTTCCGCCTTACCCCCGGAGCCAACAGCGGCATCAAGTACTTCGTCGATCCCAACCTGAACAAGGGACCCGGCTCGGCCATCGGATTCGAGTACCAGATCCTCGATGACGCTGTGCATCCGGACGCAAAGAAGGGCGTCAACGGCGACCGCACCCTGGCCTCGCTCTACGACCTCATTCCCGCCGCTTCCACCAAACCCACCCGGCCCATCGGCGAATGGAATACGGCGCGCATCGTCGTCCACGGAGCCCACGGCGAGCACTGGCTCAATGGCGTCAAAGTGGTCGAGTATGACCGCTTCACCCCGCACTTCCGCAAGCTGGTGGCTGCCAGCAAGTATCACATCTGGCCCAACTTCGGCGAGGCCCATGACGGCTACATCCTCCTGCAGGATCACGGCTTCCCGGTCTCGTTCCGCAACATCAAAATCCGCGAGCTTCCGCCCGAGAAGTAA
- a CDS encoding type II toxin-antitoxin system RelE/ParE family toxin, whose product MVRAKVESFEILDQAAQAIVDQVEYYRLRSPGTGLGQRWEQAVTEVMLSLRLMPERGAKCQFRLPELQELRRLSIPGFPHHLLFYVYEKSARRIRIIHVLHGARNLGPLFDLL is encoded by the coding sequence ATGGTACGTGCGAAAGTTGAATCCTTTGAAATCCTGGATCAGGCGGCACAGGCGATTGTCGATCAGGTTGAGTACTATCGCCTACGGTCTCCGGGTACTGGGCTGGGCCAACGGTGGGAACAAGCTGTAACCGAGGTGATGCTGTCTCTGCGTCTAATGCCGGAACGCGGCGCAAAGTGTCAATTTCGATTACCTGAACTTCAGGAGCTGCGCCGTCTTTCCATTCCCGGATTTCCGCACCATCTTCTGTTTTATGTGTACGAGAAAAGTGCACGGCGCATACGCATCATTCATGTTCTCCATGGTGCTCGCAATCTCGGTCCTCTCTTTGATCTTCTGTAG
- a CDS encoding type II toxin-antitoxin system ParD family antitoxin: MAMTSLNISLPEQLKAYVEAQVETGEYGTPSEYMRELIRQDRRCRMDALEQKLLQSLAGESISIQPYELEGRPLSEILREKLKARSTKKKR, encoded by the coding sequence ATGGCGATGACCTCACTCAATATCTCGCTTCCCGAACAGTTGAAGGCCTACGTCGAGGCCCAGGTGGAGACTGGCGAATATGGAACCCCAAGTGAGTACATGCGGGAGCTGATTCGCCAGGACCGGCGTTGCAGAATGGATGCTCTCGAACAGAAATTGCTCCAATCCCTCGCCGGTGAATCCATCTCGATTCAGCCGTACGAATTGGAAGGGCGTCCACTTAGCGAAATCCTTCGCGAAAAACTCAAAGCTCGCTCCACAAAGAAGAAGAGATAA
- a CDS encoding PDZ domain-containing protein: MRHVRSFGVLVLATGVCLLAELPSAAQSRWTHPAAIFRIGGLSGKPAPGYLGVDLRDVSKDRLATLKMTEAHGAEVVGVDHDAPACKAGIQLHDVILQMNGQAIEGETQLRRLLRETPAGGHVTFVISREGQQKTIQTQLANRDEVEREAWDNRYTVPEPPSMNSGSASAPHAGNSFLNSSKERVLKDTHALLGTSSMLVSSSYTGAKLEVMGPQLAEFFGAQTSTGLLVRSVEPHSPAADAGMKAGDVVVKVNSMEIASGSDWSKTIHENRGKSVSVVVLRDKKVHSLTLIPDSKKRSAVEPWANLEGFFGNSQQALETRNTLAQLEPVLDAMHDCQTKIA; this comes from the coding sequence ATGAGGCATGTACGATCGTTTGGCGTTCTGGTTCTCGCGACAGGAGTTTGCCTCCTGGCTGAGCTCCCGTCTGCCGCGCAATCGAGATGGACGCATCCCGCCGCTATCTTCCGGATAGGAGGCCTGTCAGGCAAGCCCGCTCCCGGCTATCTCGGCGTCGATCTCCGCGACGTCAGCAAAGATCGGCTGGCGACGCTCAAGATGACGGAGGCCCACGGGGCCGAGGTCGTCGGCGTCGATCATGATGCGCCCGCCTGCAAGGCCGGAATCCAGCTTCACGACGTCATCCTGCAGATGAATGGCCAGGCCATCGAAGGCGAAACCCAGCTTCGCCGCCTGCTGCGAGAGACTCCCGCCGGCGGCCACGTCACCTTTGTCATCAGCCGCGAGGGCCAGCAGAAGACCATCCAGACGCAGCTTGCCAACCGCGACGAGGTCGAGCGCGAGGCCTGGGACAACCGCTACACCGTTCCCGAGCCGCCCAGCATGAACTCGGGATCGGCCTCTGCTCCCCACGCCGGAAACTCGTTTCTCAACTCCTCCAAGGAGCGTGTTCTCAAAGATACTCACGCCCTCCTCGGCACCTCCTCCATGCTGGTCAGCTCATCCTATACCGGCGCGAAGCTCGAGGTGATGGGACCGCAGCTGGCGGAGTTCTTCGGAGCGCAGACCAGCACGGGCCTCCTCGTCCGCAGCGTCGAACCCCACAGCCCCGCCGCCGATGCGGGCATGAAGGCAGGCGACGTCGTCGTCAAGGTCAACTCCATGGAGATCGCCAGCGGCAGCGACTGGTCCAAGACCATCCACGAGAATCGCGGCAAGTCCGTCAGCGTCGTCGTGCTTCGCGACAAGAAGGTTCATTCGCTGACCCTCATCCCCGACTCCAAAAAACGCTCAGCGGTCGAGCCCTGGGCCAACCTCGAAGGCTTCTTCGGCAACTCCCAGCAGGCGCTCGAGACGCGCAACACCCTCGCCCAGCTTGAGCCGGTTCTGGACGCAATGCATGATTGCCAAACGAAAATTGCGTAA
- a CDS encoding MarR family winged helix-turn-helix transcriptional regulator: protein MRIDFFLQQSPVFQTSRVARRIESSLNAALRQEDLTFSESLMLAAIFLEKKTVRPSELARAFETTRGNISHTLSSLEAKRLIRRRIDPEDARGFQLELEAAGRRRAARVVGILDRMQSQLENEIGPAKLETMLRQMNAVEQLCSQLTRG, encoded by the coding sequence ATGCGCATCGACTTCTTCCTCCAGCAAAGCCCCGTCTTCCAGACCAGCCGCGTCGCCCGTCGCATCGAGTCCTCACTCAACGCCGCGCTTCGCCAGGAAGACCTCACCTTCTCCGAGTCCCTCATGCTGGCCGCCATCTTCCTCGAAAAGAAGACCGTGCGCCCTTCCGAGCTGGCTCGCGCCTTCGAGACCACGCGGGGCAACATCAGCCACACGCTCTCCTCGCTTGAAGCCAAGCGACTGATCCGCCGCCGCATCGACCCTGAAGACGCCCGGGGATTTCAGCTTGAGCTGGAAGCCGCAGGCCGGCGCCGCGCCGCCCGCGTCGTGGGGATCCTCGACCGCATGCAGTCGCAGCTTGAGAACGAAATCGGCCCGGCAAAGCTCGAGACGATGCTGCGCCAGATGAACGCTGTCGAGCAGCTCTGCTCGCAGCTTACTCGGGGATGA
- a CDS encoding YciI family protein: MKYICLGYYDPAKHAGMTEDERNAMIDECFEYDDHLRANGHFAAGEALQPAETALTVYWKNGKVATTDGPYAETKEQLGGILVLEARDMNHAHQLMSQHPALKYGSIFEIRPAGDLSEMMKASEQRRRKPATR, encoded by the coding sequence ATGAAATACATCTGCCTGGGATACTACGATCCAGCGAAACACGCCGGCATGACCGAGGACGAGCGAAACGCAATGATCGACGAATGTTTTGAGTACGACGACCATTTGCGCGCCAACGGGCACTTCGCTGCAGGAGAAGCTCTCCAGCCTGCTGAAACTGCATTAACCGTGTACTGGAAGAACGGCAAAGTCGCGACCACCGACGGCCCCTACGCCGAAACCAAGGAACAACTCGGCGGCATTCTTGTGCTTGAGGCGCGCGACATGAATCATGCGCATCAACTCATGTCGCAGCATCCGGCCCTCAAGTATGGGTCGATCTTCGAAATACGTCCAGCTGGCGACCTGAGTGAAATGATGAAAGCCAGCGAACAGCGGCGGCGCAAGCCCGCCACACGCTGA
- a CDS encoding TonB-dependent siderophore receptor yields MLSFLFLLLIAIISVPAWAQEQPSGRPDEVNESVTVTTAIPPIPLSESNRSVMVLDTREQPLLFNNVTDYLRQDTTVNLQSRAPSGVQADLSIRGTTFEQSLVLLNGLRINDPETAHLNLDIPVPLDALSRVEVLHGSGSTFYGSDAIGGAVNLITERPPAEPRLSLIAKSGAGNYGSLENHLRADLSTRLFSEQITGSRDTSNGFMPDRNYSSNALSSETWLSVLKPGTTDILLAGSDRPYGANQFYGNYDSWERTKGWFAALQQQVGQRTSASFAYRRHTDLFVLLLDRPNYYRNNHITSAWQAALRRADPIGSNTTLSYGLEANGDSIHSSNLGIHARNQGAGYANLSLRALGRFSLSLGAREQVFSGGDSVFSPNVAAAYTLTSTVRLRASVGHGYRLPTYLDLYYADPATIGNPNLKPESSWSYEGGVDWTPASGLLTVSATGFSLRQKNGIDYSKDALSDPWQAVNVANFAYSGAEANVRFRLPRAQQLQMGYTAVQAGSPPKGLISEYAFNYAAQSALIAWSGQLPAQIVARSQLAVIQKTMQSPYPLWDISMARDTGRLRPYVRVLNLTDTAYQEIPGVPVQGRTIMAGMQLNWRRNR; encoded by the coding sequence GTGCTTAGCTTCCTGTTTCTTCTTTTGATCGCGATCATCTCTGTTCCTGCGTGGGCGCAGGAACAGCCGTCCGGGCGTCCGGATGAGGTTAACGAGAGCGTAACCGTCACGACAGCGATTCCTCCGATTCCGTTGTCGGAGTCGAACCGGTCGGTGATGGTGCTGGATACGCGGGAGCAACCTTTGCTCTTCAACAACGTGACCGACTACCTGCGGCAGGACACGACGGTCAACCTGCAGTCGCGCGCGCCTTCGGGAGTGCAGGCCGATCTTTCGATTCGCGGGACGACGTTTGAGCAGTCGCTGGTGCTGCTCAACGGGCTTCGCATCAACGATCCCGAGACCGCGCACCTGAACCTCGACATTCCCGTGCCGCTCGATGCGCTCTCTCGGGTGGAGGTGTTGCATGGTTCGGGCTCAACCTTCTATGGCTCCGATGCGATTGGCGGTGCAGTCAACCTGATCACCGAGCGTCCGCCGGCGGAACCGAGGCTTTCGCTGATTGCGAAGTCGGGCGCGGGAAATTATGGGTCGCTTGAGAATCATCTGCGTGCGGACCTGAGCACGCGACTGTTCAGCGAACAGATTACCGGCAGCCGCGATACTTCCAACGGTTTTATGCCCGACCGCAACTATTCGAGCAATGCGCTCTCGTCGGAGACGTGGCTGAGCGTACTGAAACCGGGAACGACCGACATTCTGCTGGCGGGCAGCGACCGGCCGTATGGCGCGAATCAGTTTTACGGCAACTACGACTCGTGGGAGCGCACGAAGGGATGGTTTGCGGCGCTGCAGCAGCAGGTGGGGCAGCGGACTTCGGCGAGCTTCGCGTATCGGCGGCACACGGATCTCTTCGTGCTGCTGCTGGACCGGCCCAACTACTATCGCAACAACCACATCACGTCTGCGTGGCAAGCTGCTCTGCGAAGGGCTGACCCGATCGGATCAAACACGACGCTCTCCTATGGGCTCGAGGCCAATGGAGATTCTATCCACAGCAGCAACCTCGGCATCCATGCGCGCAACCAGGGCGCGGGATATGCGAATCTTTCGCTGCGGGCTCTTGGCCGGTTTTCGCTTTCGCTGGGGGCACGCGAACAGGTCTTCTCGGGCGGCGACTCCGTTTTTTCTCCGAACGTTGCGGCCGCCTATACGCTGACCAGCACGGTGAGGCTGCGGGCTTCCGTGGGACATGGCTATCGTCTGCCGACCTATCTCGATCTGTACTATGCGGACCCGGCGACGATCGGGAATCCGAATTTGAAGCCTGAATCGTCATGGAGCTACGAGGGCGGAGTGGACTGGACTCCGGCAAGTGGGTTGCTGACTGTAAGCGCCACCGGCTTCAGCCTTCGTCAGAAGAACGGCATCGACTACTCGAAGGATGCCCTGTCGGATCCGTGGCAGGCGGTCAACGTCGCCAACTTTGCCTACAGCGGCGCCGAGGCGAACGTGCGATTCCGGCTGCCGCGCGCGCAGCAGTTGCAGATGGGCTATACCGCCGTGCAGGCGGGATCGCCGCCGAAGGGCTTGATCTCGGAGTACGCCTTCAACTACGCTGCGCAGTCGGCTCTGATCGCATGGAGCGGTCAGCTTCCGGCGCAGATCGTCGCGCGATCGCAGCTTGCCGTGATCCAGAAGACGATGCAGTCGCCATATCCGCTATGGGATATCTCGATGGCGCGAGACACAGGACGGCTGCGCCCCTACGTTCGCGTGCTGAACCTCACCGATACGGCATACCAGGAGATTCCCGGGGTTCCCGTGCAGGGCCGCACCATCATGGCGGGGATGCAGTTGAACTGGCGGAGGAATCGATAG
- a CDS encoding HEAT repeat domain-containing protein: MARDNVVLAYYGELPDELAGALEQHLMTCEECREEVGLLQAMEGELAVLPVEEPHPNLLAQSRMRLDDALDAIPPHGFFTRLRTNFFIWTGHVRSAPALATLLVGVGFIGGNFLNRYEVARMPQPKPGPVAYSNPAQSTVANVTGIERTPDTERVQVHYNRIVPETMEGSLDSKEIRDLLMKATTASAEGVRANSVQLLASECKAGHECPAREDGKGVRGALLVSLRYDKDPGVRLKALEGLETYIGQDQRVRDAVLETLAHDPDADVRMAAVGLLAPVQHDSSVRKVLRTVSTQDENPYIRTVSFNTLQGSDSIQ, encoded by the coding sequence ATGGCGAGAGACAACGTAGTCCTGGCTTATTACGGCGAACTGCCGGACGAGCTTGCGGGTGCGTTGGAGCAGCATCTGATGACCTGCGAGGAGTGCCGCGAAGAGGTGGGCCTGCTTCAGGCAATGGAGGGCGAGCTGGCGGTTCTTCCGGTCGAGGAACCACATCCCAATCTGCTGGCGCAGTCGCGCATGAGGCTGGATGATGCTCTCGACGCGATCCCTCCCCACGGTTTTTTTACGCGGCTTAGGACGAACTTCTTCATCTGGACAGGACACGTCCGCAGCGCTCCCGCCCTGGCCACCCTTCTGGTAGGAGTCGGCTTCATCGGCGGCAACTTCCTCAACCGTTATGAGGTAGCCCGGATGCCCCAGCCGAAGCCCGGCCCGGTCGCCTACAGTAATCCGGCGCAGAGCACCGTCGCCAACGTCACCGGTATCGAGCGCACGCCGGACACCGAGCGCGTGCAGGTGCACTACAACCGCATCGTTCCCGAAACGATGGAGGGCTCGCTCGACAGCAAGGAGATTCGCGACCTTCTGATGAAGGCCACCACGGCCTCAGCCGAGGGCGTCCGCGCCAACTCCGTCCAGCTGCTTGCCAGCGAGTGCAAGGCAGGTCACGAATGCCCGGCGCGCGAGGACGGCAAGGGCGTTCGCGGCGCTCTGCTGGTCTCGCTCCGTTACGACAAAGACCCCGGCGTGCGGCTGAAGGCGCTTGAGGGCCTGGAAACCTACATCGGCCAGGACCAGAGGGTGCGCGATGCCGTCCTTGAGACTCTGGCTCACGATCCGGATGCAGATGTACGCATGGCCGCGGTCGGCCTGCTCGCTCCCGTCCAGCACGACTCCAGCGTCCGCAAGGTACTGCGAACGGTCTCGACGCAGGATGAGAATCCGTACATTCGTACGGTAAGCTTCAACACCTTGCAGGGATCGGACTCGATCCAGTAA
- a CDS encoding ribonuclease HI family protein — MPSRSTAPGLFSDAPDSQTGWVTAHCDGGARGNPGPAGYGAVLTGPSGEPLAELSEFLGIRTNNYAEYSGLLGVLEYALEHGHRRLRVVSDSELMVKQIQGKYRVNSPDLKPLWQEAKNRIARLERFEISHALRHKNKDADRLANQAMDRGMKRPHAAGQPAPEPLKATPYPTRSSAPPDPDARPKSAPGAMLRGFTRDGVVHVLGGQALPDGIFVKIIPE; from the coding sequence ATGCCCTCTCGCTCGACTGCTCCCGGCCTCTTTTCCGATGCTCCCGATTCCCAGACCGGCTGGGTTACGGCCCACTGCGATGGGGGGGCGCGCGGCAATCCCGGCCCGGCAGGCTATGGCGCTGTTCTGACCGGCCCGTCAGGCGAGCCGCTGGCCGAGCTGAGCGAGTTTCTGGGGATCAGGACGAACAACTATGCCGAGTATTCCGGCCTGCTGGGCGTACTGGAGTATGCGTTGGAGCACGGTCACCGACGGCTGCGGGTCGTCTCCGACTCCGAGCTGATGGTCAAGCAGATCCAGGGAAAGTACAGGGTGAATTCGCCCGACCTGAAGCCGTTGTGGCAGGAGGCGAAGAACCGCATTGCGCGGCTGGAGCGGTTTGAGATCTCGCACGCTCTGCGCCACAAGAACAAGGACGCCGACCGGCTGGCCAACCAGGCGATGGACCGCGGGATGAAGCGTCCACACGCCGCCGGACAGCCTGCGCCGGAGCCCCTGAAAGCTACACCTTATCCGACGAGGTCGTCGGCTCCGCCCGACCCCGATGCCCGACCGAAGAGTGCGCCCGGAGCCATGCTGCGTGGCTTTACCCGCGATGGCGTGGTGCATGTGCTGGGGGGACAGGCGCTGCCGGACGGCATCTTTGTGAAGATCATCCCCGAGTAA